The Vicia villosa cultivar HV-30 ecotype Madison, WI linkage group LG1, Vvil1.0, whole genome shotgun sequence genome includes a region encoding these proteins:
- the LOC131612852 gene encoding uncharacterized protein LOC131612852, giving the protein MQNQPNADESAGSRSLATFQRENPPVFKGTHDPDGALDWLKEIERIFRVMDCTPTQKVRYGTHMLAKEADDWWLETRRRLEAHGEEITWIAFRMEFLRKYFPEDVRGKKEIEFLELKQGNKSVVEYAAKFGELAKFYQYYDGPNGEFSKCIKFENGLRPEIKKAVSYQKIRIFVDLVDSCRIYEEDNNAHYRVINEKRGKNQQSREKPYDAGKGKQRVAHGHKTSGGDAPARVVCFKCGRPGHKSDVCTADVKRCYRCGKTGHMSSACKHKDVVCFNCGAEGHIDSQCQKPKKTAVGGKVFALSGTQTSSEDGLVRGDSH; this is encoded by the exons ATGCAGAACCAACCGAATGCTGACGAGAGTGCTGGATCTCGTAGTTtggcgactttccagagggaAAATCCGCCagtgttcaagggtacgcatgaccccgatggtgctcttgattggttgAAGGAGATCGAGCGAATTTTCCGTGTTATGGATTGCACTCCTACACAGAAGGTTAGATATGGCACTCATATGCTGGCTAAGGAAGCGGATGATTGGTGGCTTGAGACCCGTAGGAGGTTAGAGGCTCATGGTGAGGAGATCACTTGGATTGCatttcgcatggagttcttaaggaaatactttcctgaggatgtccgtggtaagaaggagattgaattccttgagctgaaacaagggaacaagtctgttgtggagtatgctgctaagtttggtgagctggctaagttttaccaatactatgatggtccgaatggtgagttttccaagtgtatcaagtttgagaatgggttgcgtccagaAATCAAGAAAGCGGTCAGTTACCAGAAGATCCGTATTTTTGTTGATTTGGTTGATAGTTGTCGGATTTATGAGGAGGACAACAACGCTCATTATCGTGTTATTAATGAGAAGAGgggcaagaatcaacaaagtCGTGAGAAACCATATGATGCTGGTAAAGGGAAGCAAAGAGTTGCTCATGGTCATaagactagtgggggagatgctcctgctagggttgtatgcttcaagtgtggtcgaCCTGGTCATAAGAGCGATGTTTGTACTGCTGATGTGAAGAGGTGTTACCGTTGTGGTAAGACGGGACATATGTCATCTGCTTGTAAGCATAAGGATGTTGTTTGCTTTAACTGTGGTGCGGAGGGACATATTGATAGCCAgtgtcagaagccaaagaagACAGCTGTAGGTGGTAAAGTGTTCGCTTTGTCAGGAACTCAGACATCTAGTGAGGATGGCCTTGttagag gtgattcgcattga